The genomic segment CCGCCGCCGCGACCGCGCTCGTGCCGCTCCTCGGCTACGAGGGCGCGGCCAAGGTCGCGCGCCGCGCCGCCGAGACCGGCGTCGCGGTCCGCGAGGCGGCGATCGCGCTCGGCGCGGTCACGGCCGAGCAGTTCGACGAACTGACCTCTCCCGAGGCGGTCTGCCGCCTCGGCTCGCCCAACGGAACGAAGCGTGATGCGTAGCGCCCCCCGCGCCCTGCGGCTGCACATCGGATTCTTCGGCCGCCGCAACGTCGGCAAGTCCTCGCTGCTGAACGCGCTGACGCGCCAGCAGGTCTCGATCGTCTCCCCGCACGCCGGCACGACCACCGATCCGGTGGAGAAGCCGATGGAGCTGCTGCCGCTCGGCCCGGTCCTCTTCGTGGACACCGCGGGGATCGACGACGAGGGCGCGCTGGGCGAGCTGCGGATCGAGAAGACGCGCCGCGCGCTGGAGCGGATCGACGTCGGCGTCGTCGTCGCCGCGGCGGGCGAGTGGGGCGGGTTCGAGGAAGGGCTGCTCGACGAGCTGGAGCGCCGCGGGGCCGCGGCGGTGGTCGTCGTCAACAAGACCGACCTCGGCGCGCCGGGCGAGGACGTGCGGGCGCGGCTCGCCGCGCGGAACGTGCCGCTCGTCGCCGCCGCGGCGACGCGGGGCGAAGGGATCGCCGAGCTGCGCCAGGCGCTGATCGCCGCCGCGCCGCAGGACTACTTCGACCAACGCCGCCTCGTCGCCGACCTCGTGCCGCCGGGCGGGCTCGCCGTCCTCGTCGTGCCGATCGACAAGGAAGCGCCGAAGGGGCGGCTGATCCTGCCGCAGACGATGGCCATCCGCGACCTGCTCGACGGGGACGCTATGGCCGTCGTCGTCAAGGAGCGCGAGCTGCGCGCCGCGCTCGCGCGGCTCGCCGCGCCGCCGGACCTCGTCGTCACCGACTCGCAGGCGTTCCTCAAGGTCGCCGCCGACGTGCCGGACGCCGTGCCGCTGACGTCGTTCTCGATCCTGATGTCCCGCTTCCAGGGGGACCTCGTCGAGCAGGTGCGCGGCGCGCTGGGGATCGAGAGGCTGC from the bacterium genome contains:
- the hydF gene encoding [FeFe] hydrogenase H-cluster maturation GTPase HydF, with the translated sequence MRSAPRALRLHIGFFGRRNVGKSSLLNALTRQQVSIVSPHAGTTTDPVEKPMELLPLGPVLFVDTAGIDDEGALGELRIEKTRRALERIDVGVVVAAAGEWGGFEEGLLDELERRGAAAVVVVNKTDLGAPGEDVRARLAARNVPLVAAAATRGEGIAELRQALIAAAPQDYFDQRRLVADLVPPGGLAVLVVPIDKEAPKGRLILPQTMAIRDLLDGDAMAVVVKERELRAALARLAAPPDLVVTDSQAFLKVAADVPDAVPLTSFSILMSRFQGDLVEQVRGALGIERLRGGDAVLMAEACAHHPIGEDIGRVKIPRWLTQYVGAKLEFVHVQGRDFPDDLSPYKLVVHCGNCVGNRREMLSRIARCREAGVPITNYGLTIAYSLGIFERALGPFPAAREAFRGASR